The genomic DNA ATCTGCTCCCTAACGCTCGAGGCATGAACTTGGATGTGATCCGATGAGCGATTCTGTTGCCGACATAGCGATTTCGCCGAATGACTTCGGAAGCAGTGCGGGCACCGGTGCGCTGACGCGATCCTTGGGTGAATTGAGCACCTCGGGGTTCATTTCCGAGGATGCTGAACATTGGGCGATAGAACCGTACTTGCCAGTCGAGCCACATGACTGTCTGCAATACTTGCTCTCTCGTGAAGAGCTCCGTCGTACGATGGCAGCCGATTCAGTTCCCTTGGCTATCCCCGAAGCGATGTCGGACGCAGCCAAGCAACTTGTCAAAGCAGATCGAAAGATCGAGCACATTGTTTGTCAACGATCTTCAATGGACCAATCGCGATTTGCCAAGTTGTACCGTTCGATGGATCCCGACCAAGAATGCAAGTCCATTGCGCCAACGTCAACTCGCGAACCGCATGACGAATCATGCGACCTTGCGGAAGTCGGAAATGCCGAAGTCGAACTTACAGAAGAAGACCGCCAGAAAGCTTCCAGCATCGATACCACGATCCAGCACTGTGAGCACATGCTTGAACGCGCGGGATACGCCAAACTCGATCAAGAGCAAATTGAACGCTGCGCAGGCATTGCAAGTCAGTGGGGCGTTCCTTTGCACGTCGACTTTGCTTTGTTCGAGCGATTGGTCGTTCACGCGCGAGGCGATGTCGTGGGTACGAGAGTATGTCGTCGATTGCGGAAGTTTTATCGCCGAGAGAACGTCGAAGTCCCGATCTATCAGCGCATGATTATCCTGTTTCAATTACGGGACGATCAAGATAGCGATGAATCACTTCGCTCAACCGACCTGCACTTGCGGATGTTCAAGAACATCCCTCAACAAGACATCGACATGCTACTTCCCGGAACGCGGGTACGGATCTCGGGTGTCGATCGCGTTAAGATCATCCTGCCCAGCCTCGGTGGTTTCTTGATGTCGGTTCGTAAAATCGCCAGCTACGCTCTGTTATTCGCCGTGCTGACGCTCAACTGGATCGCGATTCTGGTGGCGCTAGTGGTGGGTTACGCAATTAAGAGCTTCTTCAGCTACTTTCAAACCAAGAACCGTTATCAATTGCACCTGACGCGGAATTTGTATTTCCAGAAACTTGATTCCAATGCCGGAGTCGCCTACCACCTTGCCTCGCAAGCCGCAGCCCAACAGCACAATGAAATGCTAGTAGCGTACTTCGCAGTTCTGACTCACGATGACGCAATTAGCACTCGTCGTCTTCGGCGACGTTGTGAACGTATATTTCGAGAAGCAGTCGATTTAGAAGTCGACTTCCAAGTCGCCCGCGCTGTCACAACACTCGAACTATCGGGGCTGGTCAAACAAACCGAAAACGGCTGGGTAGCAAACTAGCCTTCGCGCAAACCTTCCTCAACCTGCGGAAGTTCATCGAGTGATTCGATGCCGAACAAGTACAAGAATCGTTCGGTGGGGTAGTAGTGTGGTTCAGCGCGCCCGCCACCTTCGGGCTTCACGCGCTCCATCCGCAACAACTGTCGTCGAACTAATTGATTCAGCAACGAGTTGCTTTCACGACCACGTTGGTCTTGGACTTTTTGGGCGGTCACCCCAGGTTGATACGCTACCAAAGCGAGTACTTCGACGGCGGATTGACTCAAACGAGTTTCGCGAACCTTTCCCAGGAATTCGCGTCGAACGCTTTCAACCTCAGGAGCAACGGTCATCTTAAACCCGAAGTCATCGCGAACGATTCGTAACGCTTGCCCGTGTTCTTTGTAAGACGCATTCAGTCGGTCAATGATTTCAACAACCTCTTCCGGCGAAACTCCTCGCATTAATTTCGCGATGCGTTCTTCGGTGAGTGGTTGGTTCTCGGGATGACCGACGAATAAGGCACCTTCTACGATCGCCTCGGGCGTCACCAAGTCTGCATCGGCTTGCGACTCTTCCTCGTCGAGCGGCGATGCCTCGAAATCATCGTCATCATGGATTTCCTCACTATGACCTTCCGCAATCTCGTCACTTGGATCTGACGCGAAGGCTTCGGGATCTTGCTCGGCGGCAGCCGCTACGAAGGCGGCTCCCAAATCGTCCAAGCTCAACCCGTCGCCAAGCAACTCGGGATCAATCTCGAACCCCGAGTCCTGTGGCTGATCTTCGTCGGAATCAAAGTGTTGTGCCATGACCTATCAAACCCACTGTTGAATCGTAGGTTTGATGACGATCTCAGGTACGTGAGCGCGAGGAGGAAGCATGCAAATCCCCAGAACGAGCGAAGCAATGTCCTCGGGCTGCAGGATTGCATCCTTGTGTTCTTGCGAAACCGGCGTGGGGCGGTTTTCCAAGATCGGCGTGTTCACTTCGCCCGGGTAAACGTTGGTCACACGGACGCCTTCGTTGCTGACTTCATTAGAGATAGCCGTGCCCAGCGCAGTCATGGCAAACTTGCTGGCACAATAAACGACGCCACCAAGTGTGATGGCACGTTTGCCGGCAACCGAGGAAATATTGATGATGACGCCGTCTTTGCGTTCACGCATCGCGGGCAAGACTTCATAGATACAGCGATACGCTCCGCTGGCGTTGACCTGCATCACGCGGTCCCAATCCTCGGGCACCATTTCGGCCATCGTTCGTTTTTGAATATTGATGCCGGCACTGTTGACCAGAATATCGACGTCTCCCACGGTTTCGCGAATGTCGGAAAAGAAAGCCTTGATACTTTCCGGATCAGCCACGTCGATTGTCTTGGTTCGAATGGGAGTACCGCCGTCGATCGATTCCGCGACTTTTTGCAGCGGCTCAAGACGTCGGCCACCGATGGTGACGCGACACCCAGCTTTGGCTAATACGCGTGCGATGCCTGCTCCAATCCCAGTACCACCACCGGTGATGGCTACAATCTTTCCTTCCAATACGCTCACGTCAAAATCTCTTAGTTTGGTTTTCTCGAATGTAAGACGCCCTGGTCGTCACCGATCACGATCATATCAGAGCTGAGCGATCTGAGGATATGTCGTTGCCACAGTACCCAACCCGCTAACGGCCCGGGCGGTTGAACGATTGGATCTATGGCTTGAGCGATCACCGCAAACTACCAAGCCGCAAACTACCAAGCCGCAAACAACTAATAGTCACGCCGAGCAATTTGACAAACGTCTGGACGAT from Rubripirellula amarantea includes the following:
- a CDS encoding DUF3754 domain-containing protein, translated to MSDSVADIAISPNDFGSSAGTGALTRSLGELSTSGFISEDAEHWAIEPYLPVEPHDCLQYLLSREELRRTMAADSVPLAIPEAMSDAAKQLVKADRKIEHIVCQRSSMDQSRFAKLYRSMDPDQECKSIAPTSTREPHDESCDLAEVGNAEVELTEEDRQKASSIDTTIQHCEHMLERAGYAKLDQEQIERCAGIASQWGVPLHVDFALFERLVVHARGDVVGTRVCRRLRKFYRRENVEVPIYQRMIILFQLRDDQDSDESLRSTDLHLRMFKNIPQQDIDMLLPGTRVRISGVDRVKIILPSLGGFLMSVRKIASYALLFAVLTLNWIAILVALVVGYAIKSFFSYFQTKNRYQLHLTRNLYFQKLDSNAGVAYHLASQAAAQQHNEMLVAYFAVLTHDDAISTRRLRRRCERIFREAVDLEVDFQVARAVTTLELSGLVKQTENGWVAN
- a CDS encoding SMC-Scp complex subunit ScpB; the encoded protein is MAQHFDSDEDQPQDSGFEIDPELLGDGLSLDDLGAAFVAAAAEQDPEAFASDPSDEIAEGHSEEIHDDDDFEASPLDEEESQADADLVTPEAIVEGALFVGHPENQPLTEERIAKLMRGVSPEEVVEIIDRLNASYKEHGQALRIVRDDFGFKMTVAPEVESVRREFLGKVRETRLSQSAVEVLALVAYQPGVTAQKVQDQRGRESNSLLNQLVRRQLLRMERVKPEGGGRAEPHYYPTERFLYLFGIESLDELPQVEEGLREG
- a CDS encoding SDR family oxidoreductase, which produces MSVLEGKIVAITGGGTGIGAGIARVLAKAGCRVTIGGRRLEPLQKVAESIDGGTPIRTKTIDVADPESIKAFFSDIRETVGDVDILVNSAGINIQKRTMAEMVPEDWDRVMQVNASGAYRCIYEVLPAMRERKDGVIINISSVAGKRAITLGGVVYCASKFAMTALGTAISNEVSNEGVRVTNVYPGEVNTPILENRPTPVSQEHKDAILQPEDIASLVLGICMLPPRAHVPEIVIKPTIQQWV